From Pantoea vagans:
TTCAACGATCAGCACATCCTTGCCACGAATGTCTTCATCCAGATCTTTCAGGATTTTCACATCACGCGTGCTGGACATGCCGCTGCCGTAACTGGATGCCGTCATAAAGTCGACTTCATGCGGCACATCAATGGCGCGACAGAGATCAGCCATGAACATGAATGAGCCGCGCAGCAGCCCCACCAGCACCATATCGCTGCCGCTGTCGCGGTAGTGCTCGTTAATCTCTTTGCCCAGTTCAGCGATGCGCGTGGCGATTGCCTCTTCAGGGATCATCACTTCAACAGTGTGTTTCATTGCGTTCAGCCCGGTTACGTCAGAAAAGCCCCGAAGTCTATCACAGACGCAGCAGTGACGGCTGTGCGACCCTGTATGCAAACGATTACGTCGCGAAAATTATTCCCTGCTGCCGGCGGCTGACTGAAATGCGCATTACCTTAGAACATTCTGGCATTTACCAGCATGATTCGCTGCGTGGTAGCCTTTATCCAACATATCGTTACCCTACTCGCGCCGCTGGCCGGAGATCACAATGACTTCATCATCAAGTAAAAAGACGCATATCGGCGACAGGCCGCTGCACCCCGAAACCCAGATGCTGAACTATGGCTATGATCCCCGCCTTTCTGAAGGTGCGGTGAAGCCGCCGGTGTTTCTGACTTCAACCTTTGTTTTTAACAGCGCCGAAGAGGGACGGGACTTCTTTGATTATGTCTCAGGTCGTCGTGAGCCGCCGGAAGGTAAATCGGGTGGGCTGGTCTACTCCCGCTTTAACCATCCTAACAGCGAAATTGTTGAAGACCGGCTGGCGGTTTATGAGCAGGCGGAGAGCTGTTCGCTCTTCTCTTCCGGCATGGCCGCCATCTCTACGGCCCTGCTGACGTTTGCCCGCCCGGGCGAGGTGATCCTGCACTCCCAGCCGCTGTATGGCGGCACTGAAACGCTGCTCAGCAAAACGCTGCACAATCTGGATATTAAAGCGGTTGGTTTCAGCGACGGGAATGATGAAGTCAAAGTGCGTGAAGCCGCACAGCAGGCGATGGCTCAGGGCCGGGTGGCGGTGATCCTGATTGAAACACCCGCAAATCCCACCAACAGCCTTGTCAATATCCGCCTGATGGCGCGCATCGCCGATGAGATTGACCAGCAGCAGGGTTCACGACCGATTATCGCCTGTGATAACACCCTGCTCGGCCCGCTGTTCCAGCAGCCACTGACGCTGGGCGCGGATCTGTCGCTCTACTCGCTGACCAAATATGTGGGCGGTCACTCTGACCTGATTGCGGGCGCGGCGATGGGCAGTAAGGCGCTGATGGCGAAAGTCCGCGCCCTGCGCAGCGCCATTGGCACGCAGCTGGACCCGCACTCAAGCTGGATGCTCAGCCGCTCGCTGGAAACATTATCGTTGCGGATGGAGAAAGCCTTTCACAATGCCGAAGCGGTCGCGGCGTTTCTGCGCGATCACCCGAAAGTGGCGAAGCTGCACTGGCTGCCCTATCTGGATGCGGAGAGCGCCGAAGGGAAAACGTATCGCGAACAGTGCAGCGGCGCAGGTTCGACCTTCTCGTTTGATATCGTCGGCGATCAGCCCGCTGCGTTCCGTTTTCTCAATGCGCTGTCGCTGTTTAAACAGGCGGTGAGCCTGGGTGGCACCGAGTCGCTGGCCAGCCATCCTGGCAGCACCACCCACTCCGGCGTGCCGCAGGCGGTGCGTCAGCGTATAGGTATCACTGACGCCACGGTGCGGCTGTCGATTGGCATCGAGAGCGCCGGTGACCTGATTGAAGACATCAGGCTGGCGCTCGATCAGGCGTAATCAGCTCACAGTAAAGCCCAGCATCATGCCGGTGTCTTCATGCTCCAGCAGATGACAGTGGGCCATGTAAGCGTGTTCGGCGGCGGCGACATAGTTGAAGCGCACCAGCACTTCACTGCGCCAGCCGTCGACATTCACCATATCTTTCCAGCCCTGCCGATGCGGGGCGGGCGGTTTGCCGTTCTCGGAGAGAATACGGAACTGGGTGCCGTGAATGTGGAACGGATGCAGCATGGCGTCACCTTCCCCTGAAATCGTCCACTTCTCATAATCACCCAGCTTCACCGCAAATGACGGCTTCGTCATATCAAAGGCCTGGCCGTTAATCTTATTGCCGTTACGGAAATCGTAACCTGCGGGCTGCGCCATGCCGTGCATGCTGTGATCCATCCCTTCCATGTTTTCCATTGGCGGCATCGGCTCGTCAGCCGTTTTCTCCGGCATCGAATGATGACCGCCCTTGCCCATCGCTTTCTCGCCGTAGCGCTGCATCAATGCCTGCATTCCCTGCTGGTCCAGCTGCGGGTCCATCATCAGCTGCAGCCAGCGAGTCGTCAGCCCGTCGGTGGCGGGTAGCGCAGGCAGCGTTGCCAGCTTATCCGGCAGTGTGGCGCTGGCCATCACTCGCAGCGGCAGGATCTGTACCAGCGGCAGCGGCTGATCAAACGGCGGCAGCGTCATGCCCATCTGATCCGTCGGCAGAGTCACCAGATCAAACGCTTTACCGTCAGAAGTATCGATCATCACCTCAAAACGCTCGCCCGGCAGGATCGGCAGTGCGTCGAGCTTCACCGGCTCAGCCAGCAGGCCACCATCGCTGGCGATCACATAAAGAGGACGTTTATCACTGGCGGCAACGTGCAGCGAACGGGCATTACAGCCGTTCAGCATACGCAGACGCAGCCAGCCACGCGGCACCGCATGCTGCGGATACTGCACGCCGTTGGTCAGCATCATGTCGCCAAACCAGCCCACGGCCGCACGCATCACGTCGAGCTGATAATCGATAAGGCGCCCATCTTTGGTCAGCTGCTTATCCTGGAAAATCAGTGGCACATCATCCACGCCCCACTGCGTGGGCAGGCGCAGCGTGCCGCTCTCCTTGTCTTCCAGCAGAATCAGTCCCGCGAGTCCCTGTGCGACCTGATGCCCGGTTTTGCCATGCAAATGCGGATGATACCAGCAGGTTGCAGCGGGCTGGTCAGGGGTAAAAGAGACCTGACGCGAAGCGCCAGGCGCAATCACGGCCTGCGGACCGCCATCTACCGCGCCGGGGATTTCCAGCCCGTGCCAGTGCAGGGTAGTCGCTTCGCTGAGCCGGTTATGGATATTCACCGTCACCGGTTTGCCACTCTGCAACTTCAGCACCGGTCCCAGCAGGCTGCCGTTATAGCCCCAGGTCGGCACCGCTTTGCCGTTCCACTGCGTAGTGCCCTGCATCGCGGTAAGGCTGTAGCTGCCCCTGGCATCCGCTTCCAGCAGTGACGGAATCGGCAGCAGCGGACGGGTGGCTGCCATCAGCGAACGGCTCCAGAGCGGCAGGGCTCCGGCTGCACTTAGTGCGGCGGTGAGTTTCAGGAAGTGGCGACGTTGCATGGTGATCATCCTTGTGGCATCAGAGCGCACAGCCTAAACCCTGACCTTATGGGAAGGTCAAGTGTTAGCCGTGAGAATCTGATGAAAAAAGGCGGTACAGCGGCTCACAGCGCCAAATTAATCGAAAACCTGAGAATAACTGTGCTAACGTCATTAGCAATATCCATTGAAGAGAACGACTATGAAGCAAAGTATCAGGATCCTGCTGCTGACGGGACTCCTTGGCTTCTCCTCCACCAGTTTTGCCCTGAGCGAATCCGAAGCGGAAGATCTGGCCGATCTTACGGCGGTTTTTGTCTATCTGAAAAATGATTGTGGCTATCAGGATTTACCGGACGCACAGATTCGCAAAGCGCTGGTCTTTTTTGCTCAGCAGAACCGCTGGGATTTAAGCAACTACAGCAACTACAACATGAAAGCGCTGGGTGAAGACAGCTATCGCGATCTCAGCGGCATCGCCATCACCAACGACAAAAAGTGCAAGTCACTGGCCCGCGATTCACTGAGCCTGCTGGCCTACGTCAGGTAATTACCCTGCCCTCTGCTGCCGGACATTGACCGTGCAACCACGGTCAGTGTTAGCTATCATGTGCCGCCCATCTTCATGGCGATGTCATCAGAGGAGAGCACCATGGCCCACAATGAAACGTGGTATGAAACCCTTCATGCCGGTTTTGGCCAGTATTTCACGGTAGATAAAGAGCTGTACCGTGAAAAGACTGCGCATCAGGATTTAATCATTTTCGAAAATGCCGCGATGGGCCGCGTAATGGCGCTGGACGGCGTGGTGCAGACCACCGAACGCGACGAATTTATCTATCATGAAATGATGACCCACGTTCCGCTGCTGGCGCACGGCGCGGCGAAGAGCGTCCTGATCATCGGCGGTGGCGACGGCGCCATGCTGCGTGAAGTGTCACGTCATCCGGAAATCGAAAAGATTACCATGGTGGAAATTGATGCAGGCGTGGTGACCTTTTGTCGCCAGTATCTGCCGAACCACAGCGCAGGCGCCTATGACGATCCGCGCTTTACGCTGGTGATCGATGACGGGGTTAACTTCGTTAATCAGACGCAGGAAAGATTCGATGTCATCATCTCCGACTGCACCGATCCGATTGGTCCGGGCGAGAGTCTGTTTACCTCCGAATTTTATGCCGGCTGCAAAGCGGCCCTTAATGAAAATGGCATCTTCGTGGCGCAGAATGGCGTCTGCTTCCTGCAGCAGGATGAGGCCGTAAACAGCCATCGCAAGCTGGGCCATTACTTTGCGGATGTCAGTTTCTATCAGGCAGCGATTCCGACCTATTACGGCGGCATCATGACCTTTGCCTGGGCGAGCGATAATCCGGCGCTGCGCCAGCTCGATACCGCCACCCTGCAGGCGCGTTTCGGGGCTGCTGGCCTGACCTGCCGTTACTACACACCAGCGATCCATACCGGCAGCTTTGCCCTGCCACAATATCTGTTAAATGCGCTATCAGCCGCGTGCTGACAGGGCATTTTTGAGGGGGTGAACAAAATTGCAAAAGCTAAAACTACATGGCTTCAACAACCTGACGAAAAGCCTGAGTTTTTGTATTTACGATATCTGCTATGCGAATACTGAAGCTGAACGCGATGGTTATATCGCCTACATTGATGAACAATATAACGCCAACCGTCTGACGGAAATCCTGACCGAAACCTGCTCCATTATTGGGGCTAACGTGCTTAATATTGCGCGCCAGGATTATGAACCGCAGGGGGCCAGCGTCACGATTCTGGTCAGCGAAGAGCCGATCGATCCCAAAGATATCGATAACTCCGAGCATCCTGGCCCGCTGCCCAATTCGGTGGTGGCGCATCTGGATAAAAGCCATATCTGCGTG
This genomic window contains:
- the hpt gene encoding hypoxanthine phosphoribosyltransferase; the protein is MKHTVEVMIPEEAIATRIAELGKEINEHYRDSGSDMVLVGLLRGSFMFMADLCRAIDVPHEVDFMTASSYGSGMSSTRDVKILKDLDEDIRGKDVLIVEDIIDSGNTLSKVREILQLRQPKSLAICTLLDKPERREVEVNVEYVGFAIPDEFVVGFGIDYAQHYRHLPYIGKVVPLES
- a CDS encoding cystathionine gamma-synthase family protein, whose protein sequence is MTSSSSKKTHIGDRPLHPETQMLNYGYDPRLSEGAVKPPVFLTSTFVFNSAEEGRDFFDYVSGRREPPEGKSGGLVYSRFNHPNSEIVEDRLAVYEQAESCSLFSSGMAAISTALLTFARPGEVILHSQPLYGGTETLLSKTLHNLDIKAVGFSDGNDEVKVREAAQQAMAQGRVAVILIETPANPTNSLVNIRLMARIADEIDQQQGSRPIIACDNTLLGPLFQQPLTLGADLSLYSLTKYVGGHSDLIAGAAMGSKALMAKVRALRSAIGTQLDPHSSWMLSRSLETLSLRMEKAFHNAEAVAAFLRDHPKVAKLHWLPYLDAESAEGKTYREQCSGAGSTFSFDIVGDQPAAFRFLNALSLFKQAVSLGGTESLASHPGSTTHSGVPQAVRQRIGITDATVRLSIGIESAGDLIEDIRLALDQA
- the cueO gene encoding multicopper oxidase CueO, whose product is MQRRHFLKLTAALSAAGALPLWSRSLMAATRPLLPIPSLLEADARGSYSLTAMQGTTQWNGKAVPTWGYNGSLLGPVLKLQSGKPVTVNIHNRLSEATTLHWHGLEIPGAVDGGPQAVIAPGASRQVSFTPDQPAATCWYHPHLHGKTGHQVAQGLAGLILLEDKESGTLRLPTQWGVDDVPLIFQDKQLTKDGRLIDYQLDVMRAAVGWFGDMMLTNGVQYPQHAVPRGWLRLRMLNGCNARSLHVAASDKRPLYVIASDGGLLAEPVKLDALPILPGERFEVMIDTSDGKAFDLVTLPTDQMGMTLPPFDQPLPLVQILPLRVMASATLPDKLATLPALPATDGLTTRWLQLMMDPQLDQQGMQALMQRYGEKAMGKGGHHSMPEKTADEPMPPMENMEGMDHSMHGMAQPAGYDFRNGNKINGQAFDMTKPSFAVKLGDYEKWTISGEGDAMLHPFHIHGTQFRILSENGKPPAPHRQGWKDMVNVDGWRSEVLVRFNYVAAAEHAYMAHCHLLEHEDTGMMLGFTVS
- a CDS encoding YacC family pilotin-like protein, translating into MKQSIRILLLTGLLGFSSTSFALSESEAEDLADLTAVFVYLKNDCGYQDLPDAQIRKALVFFAQQNRWDLSNYSNYNMKALGEDSYRDLSGIAITNDKKCKSLARDSLSLLAYVR
- the speE gene encoding polyamine aminopropyltransferase; this encodes MAHNETWYETLHAGFGQYFTVDKELYREKTAHQDLIIFENAAMGRVMALDGVVQTTERDEFIYHEMMTHVPLLAHGAAKSVLIIGGGDGAMLREVSRHPEIEKITMVEIDAGVVTFCRQYLPNHSAGAYDDPRFTLVIDDGVNFVNQTQERFDVIISDCTDPIGPGESLFTSEFYAGCKAALNENGIFVAQNGVCFLQQDEAVNSHRKLGHYFADVSFYQAAIPTYYGGIMTFAWASDNPALRQLDTATLQARFGAAGLTCRYYTPAIHTGSFALPQYLLNALSAAC